One segment of Marinobacter sediminum DNA contains the following:
- the pyrC gene encoding dihydroorotase — protein MTDQLTLTRPDDWHLHVRDEDILTSVVPATAACFGRAIIMPNLVPPVTTTAEATAYRERILAAATGTEFQPLMTLYLTESTTAETIRDAKAAGVVAAKLYPAGATTNSASGVKDIRNIYPVLEAMADCGMLLLVHGEVTDPDIDIFDREKVFLERVLAPTLEAFPGLKVVLEHITTADSAEFVRQHKGENLAATLTPQHLMYNRNHMLVGGIRPHLYCLPILKRNRHQQALREAVASGDKRFFLGTDSAPHAKDRKEAACGCAGCYSAYGAIGLYADIFEELGILDKLEAFASFNGADFYGLPRNTDTVTLVREPWTMPAQLPLADGNIVPLKAGETVNWRLA, from the coding sequence ATGACCGATCAGCTCACCCTTACCCGCCCGGACGACTGGCACCTGCACGTTCGTGATGAAGACATTCTCACGAGTGTGGTACCCGCTACTGCCGCCTGTTTCGGGCGCGCGATCATCATGCCCAACCTGGTGCCGCCGGTGACCACCACCGCGGAAGCGACAGCCTACCGGGAGCGAATCCTGGCAGCCGCCACAGGCACCGAGTTCCAGCCCCTGATGACGCTTTATCTGACCGAGAGCACAACCGCAGAAACCATTCGCGATGCCAAGGCGGCCGGTGTAGTGGCCGCCAAACTGTATCCGGCCGGTGCCACCACCAACTCTGCATCCGGTGTGAAAGATATCCGCAACATCTACCCGGTGCTGGAAGCTATGGCCGACTGCGGCATGTTGCTGCTGGTACACGGTGAAGTGACCGACCCGGATATCGACATTTTCGACCGCGAGAAGGTGTTTCTCGAAAGGGTGCTCGCCCCTACCCTGGAAGCCTTCCCGGGTCTGAAAGTAGTCCTGGAACACATTACCACAGCGGACTCAGCCGAGTTTGTACGGCAGCACAAGGGCGAAAACCTGGCGGCCACGCTGACCCCGCAACACCTGATGTATAACCGCAACCATATGCTGGTTGGCGGTATTCGCCCGCACTTATACTGCCTGCCTATCCTCAAGCGCAACCGGCATCAGCAGGCCCTGAGGGAAGCCGTCGCCAGCGGTGACAAACGCTTCTTCCTCGGCACCGATTCCGCGCCTCATGCCAAAGACCGGAAGGAAGCTGCCTGCGGCTGCGCCGGTTGCTACTCCGCCTATGGCGCCATCGGGCTATATGCAGATATTTTTGAGGAACTGGGCATTCTGGACAAACTGGAAGCCTTCGCAAGCTTCAACGGCGCGGACTTCTATGGTCTACCGAGAAATACCGACACCGTTACCCTGGTTCGGGAACCTTGGACCATGCCGGCTCAGCTGCCTCTGGCAGACGGCAACATCGTGCCACTGAAAGCGGGTGAAACCGTTAACTGGCGCCTGGCGTAA
- the rnt gene encoding ribonuclease T: MTEENKEPHPMSRRFRGFLPVVVDVETAGFNPERDALLEVAAVLLTMDDDGYLHRAETHVQQIDPFEGANLEQSALDFTGIDPWNPEREAVPEREGLSEIFSPIRKAVKNHDCKRAVLVGHNATFDHNFVFAAAMRSDIKRNPFHPFSTFDTATLAGLAYGHTVLAQACKIAGIPFNNKEAHSAAYDAEKTADLFCGIVNRWKDLGGFPPPIIPEATE; encoded by the coding sequence GTGACTGAAGAAAATAAAGAACCGCATCCAATGTCCCGCCGCTTTCGCGGCTTTTTGCCCGTCGTAGTTGACGTGGAAACCGCCGGATTCAACCCGGAGCGGGATGCCTTACTGGAAGTGGCCGCGGTGCTGCTGACCATGGACGACGACGGCTATCTGCACCGTGCCGAAACTCACGTACAACAGATTGATCCGTTCGAAGGTGCCAATCTGGAGCAATCGGCGCTGGATTTTACCGGCATCGACCCCTGGAACCCGGAACGGGAAGCAGTACCTGAACGGGAAGGCCTGAGCGAAATCTTCAGCCCTATCCGCAAGGCGGTAAAAAACCACGACTGCAAGCGCGCTGTACTTGTTGGCCATAATGCGACATTTGACCACAATTTTGTGTTTGCGGCCGCCATGCGCTCGGACATCAAACGTAACCCATTCCACCCGTTCTCCACATTCGATACGGCCACTCTTGCCGGACTCGCCTATGGCCACACGGTGCTGGCCCAGGCCTGCAAGATCGCCGGTATCCCATTCAACAACAAGGAAGCCCACTCTGCCGCCTACGATGCGGAAAAGACTGCAGACCTTTTTTGCGGCATTGTGAATCGCTGGAAGGACCTGGGTGGTTTTCCACCTCCGATTATCCCGGAAGCCACAGAGTAG
- a CDS encoding SDR family oxidoreductase gives MNYFLTGGTGFIGRFLVEKLLARGGTVYVLVREQSQGKLDILRERWGADESQVKAVTGDLTSPNLGIDAKTMKSLKGTIDHFFHLAAVYDMGADEEAQQATNIEGTRAAVNAAEAMGAKHFHHVSSIAAAGLFKGTFREDMFEEAEKLDHPYLSTKHESEKVVREECKVPFRIYRPGMVIGHSKTGEMDKVDGPYYFFKMIQKIRNALPQWVPTIGIEGGRLNIVPVDFVVNAMDHIAHLEGEDGNCFHLVDSDPYKVGEILNIFSEAGHAPKMGMRIDSRMFGFIPPFIRQSLKSLPPVKRLTSAVLDDMGIPPSVMSFINYPTRFDARETERVLKDTGIEVPRLPDYSAVIWDHWERNLDPDLFKDRTLRGTVEGRVCVVTGATSGIGLATAQKLADAGAILVIGARKPERLHEVAAELESRGASVHAYQCDFSEMEDADRFVKTVLDNHGAVDVLVNNAGRSIRRSLDLSFDRFHDFERTMQLNYFGSVRLIMGFAPAMLERRRGHVINISSIGVLTNAPRFSAYVASKSALDAFSRCAAAEWSDRNVTFTTINMPLVKTPMIAPTKIYDSVPTLTPDEAADMVAEAIVYRPKRIATRLGIFAQVLHALAPKMGEIVMNTGYRMFPDSPSAVGSKSGQKPKVSSEQVAFAAIMRGIYW, from the coding sequence ATGAACTACTTCCTGACGGGCGGGACCGGATTTATTGGCCGTTTTCTCGTGGAAAAACTGCTGGCACGCGGGGGTACTGTTTACGTTCTGGTACGTGAGCAGTCCCAGGGCAAACTCGATATTCTGAGAGAACGCTGGGGTGCAGATGAATCTCAGGTCAAGGCCGTCACTGGCGATCTGACCAGCCCAAATCTTGGTATCGACGCCAAGACCATGAAGTCCCTGAAGGGCACGATTGATCATTTCTTCCATCTGGCTGCCGTTTATGACATGGGTGCCGACGAAGAGGCCCAGCAGGCTACCAACATTGAAGGGACTCGCGCCGCCGTCAATGCGGCTGAAGCGATGGGTGCCAAACACTTCCATCATGTTTCTTCTATTGCGGCGGCCGGCCTGTTCAAGGGCACTTTCCGGGAGGACATGTTTGAGGAGGCGGAAAAGCTTGATCATCCGTACCTTTCGACCAAGCACGAATCTGAGAAAGTGGTGCGGGAAGAGTGCAAAGTACCTTTCCGTATTTACCGTCCCGGTATGGTTATTGGCCATTCGAAAACCGGTGAAATGGACAAGGTGGACGGCCCCTATTATTTCTTCAAGATGATCCAGAAAATCCGCAACGCGTTGCCCCAGTGGGTGCCGACAATCGGTATCGAGGGTGGTCGCCTGAATATTGTGCCGGTGGATTTTGTGGTCAACGCCATGGACCACATTGCCCATCTGGAAGGTGAAGATGGCAACTGCTTCCACCTGGTGGATTCTGATCCGTACAAAGTCGGCGAAATACTCAACATTTTTTCCGAAGCCGGCCACGCGCCCAAGATGGGGATGCGTATCGATTCCCGTATGTTCGGCTTTATTCCGCCGTTCATTCGACAGAGCCTGAAGAGTCTGCCGCCTGTCAAACGCCTCACCAGCGCGGTGCTCGACGACATGGGTATTCCGCCTTCGGTCATGTCGTTTATCAATTACCCAACCCGGTTTGATGCGCGGGAAACAGAGCGCGTGCTCAAGGACACGGGCATTGAAGTGCCGCGCCTTCCGGATTATTCCGCGGTGATCTGGGATCATTGGGAGCGCAATCTGGATCCTGATCTTTTCAAGGACCGCACGCTGCGGGGAACCGTTGAGGGACGGGTATGCGTAGTGACCGGCGCGACCTCGGGTATTGGTTTGGCTACTGCTCAGAAGCTGGCGGATGCGGGTGCCATTCTGGTTATTGGTGCACGCAAGCCGGAGCGACTGCATGAGGTAGCTGCGGAGCTCGAATCCAGAGGCGCCAGCGTGCACGCGTACCAGTGCGACTTCTCCGAAATGGAAGACGCTGACCGGTTCGTGAAGACGGTCCTGGACAACCATGGTGCCGTCGATGTCCTGGTGAACAATGCTGGCCGCTCCATTCGCCGTTCACTGGATTTGTCCTTTGACCGATTCCATGACTTTGAACGCACCATGCAGCTGAACTATTTCGGTTCCGTGCGCCTGATTATGGGTTTTGCTCCGGCCATGCTGGAACGTCGTCGCGGTCACGTAATCAACATCTCTTCTATTGGCGTGCTGACCAATGCGCCACGGTTCTCGGCGTATGTCGCGTCCAAGTCTGCGCTGGATGCGTTCAGTCGCTGTGCGGCTGCAGAGTGGTCGGACCGCAATGTGACCTTCACCACCATTAACATGCCGCTGGTGAAGACTCCCATGATCGCGCCTACCAAGATCTACGATTCGGTACCGACGCTGACGCCGGACGAAGCAGCAGATATGGTGGCCGAAGCGATTGTGTACCGCCCGAAGCGTATTGCTACCCGTCTTGGTATCTTTGCGCAGGTGCTGCATGCACTGGCTCCGAAAATGGGTGAAATCGTAATGAACACCGGTTACCGGATGTTCCCGGATTCCCCGTCAGCGGTGGGCAGCAAGTCTGGCCAGAAGCCCAAGGTGTCGTCCGAGCAGGTGGCGTTCGCAGCCATTATGCGTGGCATCTACTGGTAA